The Dendropsophus ebraccatus isolate aDenEbr1 chromosome 3, aDenEbr1.pat, whole genome shotgun sequence genome includes a region encoding these proteins:
- the LOC138786677 gene encoding zinc finger protein 182-like: MERDRDKMADRIITLTLHILFLLTGEDYTVVKKSSRGRCGAPGCEGWGRTLSPIPGPLIHEEMEEEKILEVTNKMVELLSGEVPIRCQDVAVYFSMEEWEYVEGHKDQYKDVMLEDQQPLRSIIVKEETDMSSNEQYKEDMTTGNDPNTINDTDIRVKEEETYMSGDEQYMEDITTWKDLNSIDIRVKEEETDDGSGEQCMEDITTWKHLNCIDIRVKEEETDDGSDEQCMEDISTWKDLNSIDIRVKEEEPDDSTDEQYKEDITTGGQRFSERQRTKAIFVSLPQALPTEKCQGSHRQGPSIGEWGYKIERPDESDCTRRSEGNLIYSGFKVHDHTYGKCSITPYLPSASHSNDLSSDPFNTILYFDSSQIINLNKDKSFSCSECGKCFTCKSALVRHQIIHSGQKPFSCSECGKCFTRKSDLVTHKRIHTGEKPFSCSECGKCFAKKSQFIVHERAHTGEKPFSCLECGKCFTQKKVFVIHQRIHTGERPFSCSECDKCFTHKSCLIKHQRIHTGEKPFSCSECGKGFAHKSDLVKHKRSHTGETPFSCSECGKCFNYKSSLVKHQKTHTGEKQFSCSECGKCFAKKSQYSIHKRTHTGEKLFSCLECGKCFIQKSDFVIHQRIHTGERPFSCSECEKCFIQKSSLVKHQRIHTGVKPFSCSECGKWEKPFSCSECGKCFTVKSQLDTHRRTHTGERPFSCDKCGKCFTRKKKLTEHQTIHSVEKPNVFLSSNPMSGDEHMQLGAIDANAWSAHHLQNNLCLYCRKPGHQVCDCPYKPKGPIPPTDLTTDYLPKT; the protein is encoded by the exons atggagagagacagagacaagatggccgacaggataataaccctcaccctacacatactcttcctgcttactggggag gattacacagtagtgaagaagtcctctagggggcgctgtggggcccctgggtgtgaaggatggggaagaaccctgagcccaatcccggggcccctgatacatgaggaaatggaggaagagaagatcctagaagtcaccaacaagatggtggagctgctgagtggagag gttcctataaggtgtcaggacgtggcggtctatttctccatggaggagtgggagtatgtagaaggacacaaggatcagtacaaggatgtgatgctggaggatcagcagcccctccgat CCATAATAGTTAAAGAAGAGACAGATATGAGCagtaatgagcagtataaggaggacatgacTACAGGAAATGATCCAAACACTATTAATGATACAGACATAagagtaaaagaagaagagacatatatgagcggtgatgagcagtatatggaggacattacTACATGGAAAGATCTGAACTCTATAGACATAagagtaaaagaagaagagacagatgatggCAGTGGTGAGCAGTGcatggaggacatcactacatggAAACATCTGAACTGTATAGACATAagagtaaaagaagaagagacagatgacggcagtgatgagcagtgTATGGAGGACATCTCTACATGGAAAGATCTGAACTCTATAGACATAAGAGTAAAAGAAGAAGAGCCAGATGACAGCactgatgagcagtataaggaggacatcactacag GAGGCCAGAGATTCTCAGAACGTCAGAGAACCAAGGCGATATTTGTGTCCTTACCTCAGGCCCTTCCTACTGAGAAATGTCAGGGTTCTCACCGACAAGGCCCCAGCATTGGTGAATGGGGGTACAAGATCGAAAGACCTGATGAGA GTGActgtacccggagatcagagggaaatcTGATATATTCAGGTTTTAAAGTACATGATCATACATATGGAAAATGTTCTATTACCCCATAtctaccctcagcctctcacaGCAACGATCTGTCATCTGATCCTTTTAATACCATCCTGTATTTTGATTCATCACAGATTATTAATCTAAATAAGGACaagtcattttcatgttcagaatgtggaaaatgttttacttgcaaATCAGCTCTTGTTAGACATCAAATAATTCACTCAGGgcagaaaccattttcatgttcagaatgtgggaaatgttttactcgtaaatcagatcttgttacacATAAAAGaatacacacaggagagaagccattttcatgctcagaatgtggaaaatgttttgctaaaAAATCACAGTTCATTGTACATGAAAGagctcacacaggggaaaagccattttcctgcctagaatgtgggaaatgttttactcagaaaaagGTTTTTGTtatacatcaaagaattcacacaggggaaagacctttttcatgttcagaatgtgataaATGTTTTACACACAAATCCTGTCttattaaacatcaaagaattcacacaggagagaagccattttcatgttcagaatgtggaaaaggtTTTGCTcacaaatcagatcttgttaaacataaaagaagtcacacaggagagacaccattttcatgttcagaatgtgggaaatgttttaactaTAAATCAAGTCTCGTtaaacatcaaaaaactcacacaggagagaagcaattttcatgttcagaatgtgggaaatgttttgctaaaAAATCACAGTATAGTATACataaaagaactcacacaggagagaagttaTTTtcctgtttagaatgtgggaaatgttttattcagaaatctGATTTTGTtatacatcaaagaattcacacaggggagagacctttttcatgttcagaatgtgagaaatgttttattcagaaatcaagtcttgttaaacatcaaagaattcacacaggagtgaAGCCATtctcgtgttcagaatgtggaaaat gggagaagccattttcatgttcagaatgtgggaaatgttttactgtgaaatcacAGCTCGATACACAtcgaagaactcacacaggagagaggccattttcatgtgataaatgtggaaaatgttttacgcggaaaaaaaaactgactgaaCATCAAACCATTCACTCAGTGGAGAAACCAA
- the LOC138786706 gene encoding zinc finger protein 271-like, translated as MKQGKDGNNINALDITVKEEMYMEDITEEKDINTFYTADKMVKEEESSDEQCKEDITIGNELNSIKAIEVRVKEETDLSSDEQYKKDITIGNELNSINAIEVRVKEETDLSSDEQNKEDFTIGNELNSINPIEIRVKEETDVGGYEQYMEDITSGNELDSINAIEIRVKEEETDVSVDEQYKKDISTGKNLNCSNATDIRVKEEEEEETDDSSDEQYKEDITTGDCTRRSEGNLIYSRFNVRDHTYEKCSIILGTSSAPHSKNLSSDPFNTIQSSDSSQLTKQNKEKPFSCSECGKCFTSKSTLVRHQIIHTGEKAFSCSECGKCFTYKSDLVKHLRIHTGEKPFLCSECGKYFTYKSDLVKHLRIHTGEKPFSCSECGKCFAKKSHLTIHKRAHTGEKQFSCLECGKCFSQKSDFVRHQRIHTGEKPFSCSKCGKCFTCKSALVRHQVIHTGEKPFSCSECGKCVARKSDLVIHKRIHTREKPFSCSECGKRFKYKSSLVKHHKIHTGEKPFSFTDRGKCFPKKSQFTISKRAHIWKKRFSCLECGKCFIQKSDFVIHQRIHTGEKPFSCSKCGKCFTCKSALIRHQIIHTGEKPFSCSECGKCVARKSDLVIHKRIHTGEKPFSCSECGKCFKYKSSLVKHKKIHTGENQFSSPDRGKCFVNKSQFTEHERAHTGEKLFSCLECGKCCTQKSDFVKHQRIHTGERPFSCSECEKSFIQKSGLVKHQRIHTGVKPFSCSECGRCFTENSHLVKHRKIHTGEKPFPCLECGKCFTHKSDLVKHLRIHTGEKPFSCSECGKCFIVKSQLNTHQRTHTGERPFSCLECGKCFNYKSSLVKHQKTHTGEKPYSCEKCGKCFMRKNRLLKHQKSHSGEKPSQISQ; from the exons atgaaacAGGGAaaagatgggaacaatattaatgctctgGACATAACAGTAAAAGAGGAGATGTATATGGAGGACATCACTGAAGAAAAGGATATAAACACTTTTTATACTGCAGACAAgatggtaaaagaagaagagagcagtgatgagcagtgtaaggaggacatcactatagGGAATGAGCTGAACTCTATTAAAGCTATAGAAGTAAGGGTAAAAGAAGAGACAGAtttgagcagtgatgagcagtataagaagGACATCACTATAGGGAACGAGCTGAACTCTATTAATGCTATAGAAGTAAGGGTAAAAGAAGAGACAGAtttgagcagtgatgagcagaaTAAGGAGGACTTCACTATAGGGAACGAGCTGAACTCTATTAATCCTATAGAAATAAGGgtaaaagaagagacagatgtagGCGGTtatgagcagtatatggaggacatCACTTCCGGAAATGAGCTGGACTCTATAAATGCTATAGAAAtaagggtaaaagaagaagagacagatgtgagcgttgatgagcagtataagaagGACATTTCTACCGGGAAGAATCTGAACTGTTCTAATGCTACAGACATAAGGgtaaaagaagaggaggaagaagagacagatgacagcagtgatgagcagtataaggaggacatcactacag GTGActgtacccggagatcagagggaaatcTGATATATTCAAGATTTAATGTACGTGATCATACATATGAAAAATGTTCCATTATACTAGGTACatcctcagcccctcacagcaaaaaTCTGTCATCTGATCCTTTTAATACCATCCAATCTTCTGATTCATCACAGCTTACTAAGCAAAATaaggagaagccgttttcatgttcagaatgtgggaaatgttttacttccAAATCAACTCTTGTTAGACATCAAATtatacacacaggggagaaggcattttcatgttcagaatgtgggaaatgttttacctataagtcagatcttgttaaacatctaagaattcacacaggggagaaaccttttttatgttcagaatgtgggaaatatttcACGTATAAgtcagatcttgttaaacatttaagaattcacacaggggagaagccattttcatgttcagaatgtggaaaatgttttgctaaaAAATCACATCTCACTATACATAAAAgagctcacacaggggagaagcagtTTTCCTgtctagaatgtgggaaatgttttagtcaGAAATCAGATTTTGTCAGACATCAAAGAATTCATACaggtgagaagccattttcatgttcaaaatgtggtaaatgtttcacATGCAAATCAGCTCTCGTTAGACATCAagtaattcacacaggggagaagccattttcatgttcagaatgtgggaaatgtgttGCTcgcaaatcagatcttgttatacataaaagaattcacacaagagagaagccattttcatgttcagaatgtgggaaacgttttaaatataaatcaagtcttgttaaacatcacaaaattcacacaggagagaagccattttcatttACAGATCgtggaaaatgttttcctaaaAAATCCCAGTTTACTATAAGTAAAAGAGCTCACATATGGAAGAAGAGATTTTCCTgtctagaatgtgggaaatgttttattcagaaatcagaCTTTGTTATACATCAAAGaatccacacaggagagaagccgttttcatgttccaaatgtggaaaatgttttacatgcAAATCAGCTCTCATTAGACATCaaataattcacacaggggagaagccattttcatgttcagaatgtgggaagtgtgtTGCTcgcaaatcagatcttgttattcataaaagaattcacacaggagagaagccattttcatgttcagaatgtgggaaatgttttaagtaTAAATCAAGTCtcgttaaacataaaaaaattcatacaggagagaatCAGTTTTCATCTCCAGATCGTGGAAAATGTTTTGTTAATAAATCACAGTTCACTGAACATGAAAgagctcacacaggggagaagctatTTTCCTGtctggaatgtgggaaatgttgtaCTCAGAAGTCAGattttgttaaacatcaaagaattcacacaggggagagaccTTTTTCGTGCTCAGAATGTGAGAAAagttttattcagaaatcaggTCTTGtcaaacatcaaagaattcatacaggagtgaagccattttcatgttcagaatgtggaagatGTTTTACTGAGAACTCACATCTTGTTAAACATcgaaaaattcacacaggggaaaagccatttccatgtttagaatgtgggaaatgttttactcataagtcagatcttgttaaacatctaagaattcacacaggggagaagccattttcatgttcagaatgtgggaaatgttttattgtgaAATCACAGCTCAATACACATCAAAGAAcccacacaggagagaggccattttcatgtttagaatgtgggaaatgttttaactaTAAATCAtctcttgttaaacatcagaaaactcacacaggggagaagccatattcatgtgaaaaatgtgggaaatgttttatgcgGAAAAATAGACTTTTAAAACATCAGAAGAGTCACTCAGGGGAGAAGCCAAGTCAGATCTCTCAGTGA